A segment of the Salvelinus namaycush isolate Seneca chromosome 42, SaNama_1.0, whole genome shotgun sequence genome:
CCaattcccaccaatatccagcaagttcacacagccattgaaggggAGTGGGAGAACATTCAACAGCTGGATCAAcgctatgcgaaggagatgtgtctcgctgcatgaggcaaatggtggtcacaccagatactgacttgtcttctgatccacacccctacctttgttgttgtttttacatATATACTGAAATGTACTAAATGTATGCTTATCTGCATTTCCTATCATGTgacatccatagattatggcctaatgaatttatttcaattgactgatttatttTAATCTACAACAATTGCGGTCCAGATTCAAGTACGTTTTATTGACAAACCATGATGAAACTTGTCAAAAAAAGCAATGCACAACTGCTGTAGTGTATTTTACAAATAAAACATGTAAACACATCACAATTCACATGTCTATGTAAGTGGTATAGTGCCATTTGGGGTTTTTTAGGTACGGGAGCCGACCCCCAAAAAGTGAATTACATCATTTTACAATTAAAGTTTGTACTGACAGATGTAACCTAATGAATATTATAATACAATATGCACAAAATGCATCCTCTAACTGCAACATCTGCCCTATGTCCACACTCTCCCACTAAAATGTaataccctcaaacaccaagttaggcatatATAATTTACAAATAGGCCATCAGTGTCATTGGTGAATGATAATTATTTGCGTTTTACCGGTGAAATGTCCAAACTGCATCTGCATGACaatcatttgatctcaatcagcttcatgggGATATGCACTTAGATCTTCTTGAGTTACTGTTTTAGGAGCGAAatagagcagatggtgttaaactATTAAACTACTAATTTATATTCTCAAATTGAAAAAAGGGCAGGAGCGCCGCTCCCTTGCGCTCCGGCGGCACCACTCCCCTGGTCTTTGTTAAGCAGCCTTACTCTAATCTCCTTGACTCTTGAGGACTCCTTTGCCTTCCCCACGTCGATACCGTACACGGTGGTCTGGATGAATGTGTAGAAGTTACACAACGCTTCATGGTAGGACACACTGAAGACATAGTGTGCCTTAAAGAGCTCATCAAAAGCTGCCACTGATGTTTGGGCCTTGCATGGGATGGCCTTCTGGTCAACGACGATGTAAAACTTCTGAAGGCTGTTCTTCCTTTCACCGACACAGAGGAGGAAGGGCTGCTGCTCATATCTAACCGTCTCAAGGAAGGTCACCATACTTGTCCCCACCTGAGGAAAAGAGAACAAGACAACAGTAAATAACGTGTTCCACAATCCCGAGGGCAGACCACATGACCACTAGGCAGGTAGAGTAgcgcagtggttcccaactccagtcctccagggccttcaacagtacacattttattgtagccctggacaaCCACACCTGAAACATGTCAACTAATCATCCAGCCGTTGAATCAAGTTAGTTTGTCAGGGGACGCAACATGTGCTGTTCAGGGTACttgagttgggaaacactggcccAGTGGTTAGAGGTGAGCAAGCAGGCAGAGGGTTGCCAGTTCCATTCTAGATGCCATTGCCTTCCGTTGTGCCCATGAGCAAGGTACTTTACTtcccacaacagcagctcccCAGGCACCCAGtctggcagccccccgcacctctccaaAACCTGTATATGCATGTGCGTCTTTCGGCGGGGTTGGGTTAAAAGAGAAAGTCAAATTTCGgttggaccttgtgtgcaattgaccaataaagtgatcGTAATCTTAATCTAAGCAACCTAGCGATGAGGGTTTAGCTTAACTATATTTTCACTCATATGCGCTCAGAGTTTCATAATAAAATGAATGGTTATCCTATTTACATGGGATGTAATTGAATTTGGCTACACCTCTGGAGACCATTATGTGAAACTGTCATAGTGGCAGGGGAGGGGCTAACAGGAGCTGTGTATTGTTAACAAATACTGTCCAAATGAAAGGAGAAGTGCACAAAGATCACAGAACATACAAACCTTCATAAATCTAACCAGATGGTCAGCAGCTTGAGAGGTACGGATCTTTGCGGTCTTCGGGCCCTTTGAGGTCGGGGGTAGGAGATGCagaagcaacaaaatggctgccaagtcACTCTCCCATCCTAATTTTTCAGTGGAAAACAAGAAATGCTCAGTAAAAGCCCACATGCCAGTTTCACTCAGACATTGTATGGTCAAGTTAGAAAAGTAATTGGAAACACCAAAGAACATATATTTGAATTCTGCACTAGTACCATAATCATTGGATTCATGCTGCGCAGATGAGAGGAGGTCTTCCACAGGTTCGCTGAAGGGAAGGGTTTTGCAATCTGCGATGACCCTGGGTTTGAAAAATGTTGGCCACTTCGTCATAAATGTCCCAGACACCACCTCTCCAAAAAGTCTGGTGAAATCTTGGTTGATCTGAAGTACATTCAACAAAAAGTCACAAAATTAATTATCTTTCCACTTTCTTTTAAAATCACCAAAACATGATAAATTCTATTCATACAGTCTTACCAAGCCTGTAGTGTCAAGGAATCTGGGGAAGACATCTAGGACAGTTGAGGACTTCTCCGGATCATGAACCACCTCCTGTCTGTATTGGAACGTCGCCATCATCTTCTCTCGAACCAGTGAATCATTAGTTGTTGTATGCTGAAGCACAGATATCGCCTCTCTGCATTCATCCCCCGACAGTTGCTCAACAGCTGAAGGGCAACTTCGCTGAGCCTTGGGACCATTTTGATAGGTGGGCTTGGTTCTCTTCTTGGTCTTACATGATGTGTTGCGCCCCACTGTCTTTATTCTCCAGGTCAGGTAACCAGACCCACTAGCTGCATCGTAATATTTTTCCTGTCAATCAATAAGAAAACCGTTTTTTTAAAAGATGAACACCGTTTTAATGTCCTGGAACTTTTGGTCTGGTATCCTGAGAGAGAATTCAGTCCTACATTTATACTTACATAGCCATGCTCTGAATCTGGATCATTCAAGTAGGGGAATAAAGTCACAATCCCCAGGGCGTAGTTGGTGCGGACACTTGATGGGGGTATCCTACTTCGAGGAAGAAAACAAAAAATattgaaataaaatgttttaaataaaatactGTTTTATGTTTTAATGTGTATTGTATGCATCCACCCATCAGTACATAGGAAGTTCCCTCAGGAAATAAAAAGTTATtttaagtgacttgcctagttaaataaaggctgaATAAAAAAATTGAATAAAAATTCTGGTAAAAGCTACCATCAGTGATTCATTTCTCAGCAAAACGTCAGTCAGCCCCGCTACATGGTTTGATCTAAAGCTGATGGATGGTGCTGGGGAAACCACCCCCCCAGTATGAACACACAGGTTCTCTAAGTTTGACTAAAATCATGCACTGTTAAACATAATACAGCTTTGGTCATCACACATTTCTAACATTGAATTATTAACGTACCCATGACTTTCCATCATGTCGGCCACAATAATGTTCACCATCAGTCTCCGTGTGCTATCCGTAAGACCTTTGGTTTTCCCATACTCCTGGAATACCCTTTCTCCACCTGGCTTTGAGTGAAGGATGGCACTGATCATCTAGAAAAACACATCAACACAATAGACGCCTTTGTGATCAGTCGAGCATCTTCAAGGTAGTGGTAATGGACAAGAAGACAAGGGTATGTAAATAGGCAGAACAGAAACAGCTACACGTGTTTTAAAGTAATATCACTAACGCGCTAGTAGTGGAGCTAACAGAGCAGCGTTTTACACAACTCACGTCTCTTGCTGCATTTCTGTCTGTAGGTTCATCAGTCAGACCTCTTTTTCTTGCCTTGGTTTTTTCCAGAGTTAAAGCTGATCCAGAGGAATCAGACCCAACTGAGCAGATCGAGACCTCAGACATGGACACTTGTTCATCTGAAAGATTACAAAGATGTAACTTTCAGGGAAAATTCAGCACAAAAAACTCCCTACCATTACCACTATTTGCTAAAGAGCTCTAACTAGAATCTGATGGACATTACAAAAACAATCCAACAATGACTTACCAAATGTCTCGATCAACTGATAACAGATGAGTGAAAATAAGATGTGGGTATTTTGATGGACTACACTTTAGAAAAGAATTGGGATAATATCGTGCAGGAGGAACTTAGCTGTGCCTTTGCATTCATCACCTAACAGTTCCTCAACAGCTGAAGGGGAAATTTGTTGAGCCTTTGGACCATTTTGATAGGTGGACTTGGTTCTCCGCTTGATCTTGCATGATTTGTTGCGCCCCACTGTCTTTATTCTCCAGGTCAGATAACCAGACCCACTAGCTGCGTCGTAATATTGTTCCTGTCagtcaaaaacaaaacagatcaAAATTATCAACACCATTTAATTTAACATCCTGGAACTGTAGGCCTGGTATCCCCTGAGAGAGAATTCAGTCCTCAGTTCATACTTACATAACCATGCTCTGAATCTGGATCATTCAAGTAGGGGAATAAAGTCACAATCCCCAGGGCGTAGTTGGTGCGGACACTTGATGGGGGGATCCTACTTTGAGGaagataaaataaaaagtaacaacaATTCTAGTAAAAGCGATAATCAGTGATTCATTTCTCAGCAAAACTGAAGCCTCACTACATGTTGTGATCTAAAGCTGATGGATGGTTCTGGGGAAACCCACTCAGTATTAACAGACAGGCTGGTACTCTACAGGGAATGCATGCATGACTGGTGTTTCAGATCCACCTAAAATCACAATGCCACAGTAATGGAGCTTGTGTCAAAGGGCACCCTAAAATGAAAGCTTTTAAGATATTTTCATACGTCAAAAGTACACTACTGTCAAGCCATGTTTCCATTTCCTAACCATTGGTTTGTAGATATAGTAACTATACCTCAAAATGAACGGAAAGAATTGGCAACAAAAATATATCAAGCAATAGTGTGGGATgaggacatacagtatattgacaGTAGTCTGCTTTTAAGGTCTGAAATCATCTAGCAGACTTTCATTTTGGGGTGTCTAATACCTTTAAGTTTGACAAATCATACACTTAAATATTATACCATTTGTCATCATACGTACCCATGATTTTCCATCATGTCGGCCACAATAATGTTCACCATCAGTCTCCGTGTGCTATCCGTAAGACCTTTGGTTTTCCCATACTCCTGGAATACCTTTTCTCCACCTGGCTTTGAGTGAAGGATGGCACTGATCATCTAgaaaaacacaacaacaaaaaatggaaGCCTTGTGATCAGTCGTGCATCTTCAAGGTACTGGTAATGGGCAACACTTTACACAACTCACATCTCTTGCTGCATTTCTGTCTGTGGGTTCATCAGTCAGACCTCTTTTCCTTGCCTTGGCTTCATCCAGAGTTATAGTTGAACTGATAGAGACCTCAGAGTGCGTGAGCTCATGCGTGTTGAGGGATTTGATGTAGGTGAACCCTTTCCCACACACAGCACAACTGTAGGTTTTCACGGTGTTGTGTTTGTGCCGCTGGTGCCTGGTCAAGCCGCTCTGACGCTGGAATTTCTCACCGCAGATATCGCAGCGAAAACGTGACTTCCCAGTGTGTTCTAACATGCGTGTTTTATACTTTGTCTTTATGGGTGTCGCTGCATCCTCAGCTGACACTAGCAACGGACTCTGTTCTCTCTTGAAGTCGTCGAGTCCAAGTTCTCTGGATCCCCCAGAGGCTGGACTTCTCTCTTCCTCATCACTTTCTCCTGTGATATTCTGATTGGCCTTGGGAGTCTCTGGAATCCACTCGCCGTAACCTGGAAATGAAGTCACCAACAACGAATGTCACAGAGTTAGCTTTACAATGACTCATTAAAAGGGATTGTTTA
Coding sequences within it:
- the LOC120034905 gene encoding uncharacterized protein LOC120034905 isoform X4, which encodes MSHELAFRCRVTSIMEALTATVVQEICQFMGESYAALRVEMLHEQNKKETRMEKPANCLKNVSKPVTPPSFGNFPIVGQILNKQEANYHWLEDGAVFEGLASPVPETERQEPSQPPGQITDTVPWPVWLIKQEEMADDDLESEGYGEWIPETPKANQNITGESDEEERSPASGGSRELGLDDFKREQSPLLVSAEDAATPIKTKYKTRMLEHTGKSRFRCDICGEKFQRQSGLTRHQRHKHNTVKTYSCAVCGKGFTYIKSLNTHELTHSEVSISSTITLDEAKARKRGLTDEPTDRNAARDMISAILHSKPGGEKVFQEYGKTKGLTDSTRRLMVNIIVADMMENHGRIPPSSVRTNYALGIVTLFPYLNDPDSEHGYEQYYDAASGSGYLTWRIKTVGRNKSYEQVSMSEVSICSVGSDSSGSALTLEKTKARKRGLTDEPTDRNAARDMISAILHSKPGGERVFQEYGKTKGLTDSTRRLMVNIIVADMMESHGRIPPSSVRTNYALGIVTLFPYLNDPDSEHGYEKYYDAASGSGYLTWRIKTVGRNTSCKTKKRTKPTYQNGPKAQRSCPSAVEQLSGDECREAISVLQHTTTNDSLVREKMMATFQYRQEVVHDPEKSSTVLDVFPRFLDTTGLINQDFTRLFGEVVSGTFMTKWPTFFKPRVIADCKTLPFSEPVEDLLSSAQHESNDYGWESDLAAILLLLHLLPPTSKGPKTAKIRTSQAADHLVRFMKVGTSMVTFLETVRYEQQPFLLCVGERKNSLQKFYIVVDQKAIPCKAQTSVAAFDELFKAHYVFSVSYHEALCNFYTFIQTTVYGIDVGKAKESSRVKEIRVRLLNKDQGSGAAGAQGSGAPALFSI
- the LOC120034905 gene encoding uncharacterized protein LOC120034905 isoform X3, which codes for MSHELAFRCRVTSIMEALTATVVQEICQFMGESYAALRVEMLHEQNKKETRMEKPANCLKNVSKPVTPPSFGNFPIVGQILNKQEANYHWLEDGAVFEGLASPVPETERQEPSQPPGQITDTVPWPVWLIKQEEMADDDLESEGYGEWIPETPKANQNITGESDEEERSPASGGSRELGLDDFKREQSPLLVSAEDAATPIKTKYKTRMLEHTGKSRFRCDICGEKFQRQSGLTRHQRHKHNTVKTYSCAVCGKGFTYIKSLNTHELTHSEVSISSTITLDEAKARKRGLTDEPTDRNAARDMISAILHSKPGGEKVFQEYGKTKGLTDSTRRLMVNIIVADMMENHGRIPPSSVRTNYALGIVTLFPYLNDPDSEHGYEQYYDAASGSGYLTWRIKTVGRNKSCKIKRRTKSTYQNGPKAQQISPSAVEELLDEQVSMSEVSICSVGSDSSGSALTLEKTKARKRGLTDEPTDRNAARDMISAILHSKPGGERVFQEYGKTKGLTDSTRRLMVNIIVADMMESHGIPPSSVRTNYALGIVTLFPYLNDPDSEHGYEKYYDAASGSGYLTWRIKTVGRNTSCKTKKRTKPTYQNGPKAQRSCPSAVEQLSGDECREAISVLQHTTTNDSLVREKMMATFQYRQEVVHDPEKSSTVLDVFPRFLDTTGLINQDFTRLFGEVVSGTFMTKWPTFFKPRVIADCKTLPFSEPVEDLLSSAQHESNDYGWESDLAAILLLLHLLPPTSKGPKTAKIRTSQAADHLVRFMKVGTSMVTFLETVRYEQQPFLLCVGERKNSLQKFYIVVDQKAIPCKAQTSVAAFDELFKAHYVFSVSYHEALCNFYTFIQTTVYGIDVGKAKESSRVKEIRVRLLNKDQGSGAAGAQGSGAPALFSI
- the LOC120034905 gene encoding uncharacterized protein LOC120034905 isoform X1, whose amino-acid sequence is MSHELAFRCRVTSIMEALTATVVQEICQFMGESYAALRVEMLHEQNKKETRMEKPANCLKNVSKPVTPPSFGNFPIVGQILNKQEANYHWLEDGAVFEGLASPVPETERQEPSQPPGQITDTVPWPVWLIKQEEMADDDLESEGYGEWIPETPKANQNITGESDEEERSPASGGSRELGLDDFKREQSPLLVSAEDAATPIKTKYKTRMLEHTGKSRFRCDICGEKFQRQSGLTRHQRHKHNTVKTYSCAVCGKGFTYIKSLNTHELTHSEVSISSTITLDEAKARKRGLTDEPTDRNAARDMISAILHSKPGGEKVFQEYGKTKGLTDSTRRLMVNIIVADMMENHGRIPPSSVRTNYALGIVTLFPYLNDPDSEHGYEQYYDAASGSGYLTWRIKTVGRNKSCKIKRRTKSTYQNGPKAQQISPSAVEELLDEQVSMSEVSICSVGSDSSGSALTLEKTKARKRGLTDEPTDRNAARDMISAILHSKPGGERVFQEYGKTKGLTDSTRRLMVNIIVADMMESHGRIPPSSVRTNYALGIVTLFPYLNDPDSEHGYEKYYDAASGSGYLTWRIKTVGRNTSCKTKKRTKPTYQNGPKAQRSCPSAVEQLSGDECREAISVLQHTTTNDSLVREKMMATFQYRQEVVHDPEKSSTVLDVFPRFLDTTGLINQDFTRLFGEVVSGTFMTKWPTFFKPRVIADCKTLPFSEPVEDLLSSAQHESNDYGWESDLAAILLLLHLLPPTSKGPKTAKIRTSQAADHLVRFMKVGTSMVTFLETVRYEQQPFLLCVGERKNSLQKFYIVVDQKAIPCKAQTSVAAFDELFKAHYVFSVSYHEALCNFYTFIQTTVYGIDVGKAKESSRVKEIRVRLLNKDQGSGAAGAQGSGAPALFSI
- the LOC120034905 gene encoding uncharacterized protein LOC120034905 isoform X2, whose translation is MSHELAFRCRVTSIMEALTATVVQEICQFMGESYAALRVEMLHEQNKKETRMEKPANCLKNVSKPVTPPSFGNFPIVGQILNKQEANYHWLEDGAVFEGLASPVPETERQEPSQPPGQITDTVPWPVWLIKQEEMADDDLESEGYGEWIPETPKANQNITGESDEEERSPASGGSRELGLDDFKREQSPLLVSAEDAATPIKTKYKTRMLEHTGKSRFRCDICGEKFQRQSGLTRHQRHKHNTVKTYSCAVCGKGFTYIKSLNTHELTHSEVSISSTITLDEAKARKRGLTDEPTDRNAARDMISAILHSKPGGEKVFQEYGKTKGLTDSTRRLMVNIIVADMMENHGIPPSSVRTNYALGIVTLFPYLNDPDSEHGYEQYYDAASGSGYLTWRIKTVGRNKSCKIKRRTKSTYQNGPKAQQISPSAVEELLDEQVSMSEVSICSVGSDSSGSALTLEKTKARKRGLTDEPTDRNAARDMISAILHSKPGGERVFQEYGKTKGLTDSTRRLMVNIIVADMMESHGRIPPSSVRTNYALGIVTLFPYLNDPDSEHGYEKYYDAASGSGYLTWRIKTVGRNTSCKTKKRTKPTYQNGPKAQRSCPSAVEQLSGDECREAISVLQHTTTNDSLVREKMMATFQYRQEVVHDPEKSSTVLDVFPRFLDTTGLINQDFTRLFGEVVSGTFMTKWPTFFKPRVIADCKTLPFSEPVEDLLSSAQHESNDYGWESDLAAILLLLHLLPPTSKGPKTAKIRTSQAADHLVRFMKVGTSMVTFLETVRYEQQPFLLCVGERKNSLQKFYIVVDQKAIPCKAQTSVAAFDELFKAHYVFSVSYHEALCNFYTFIQTTVYGIDVGKAKESSRVKEIRVRLLNKDQGSGAAGAQGSGAPALFSI